A genomic region of Bernardetia sp. ABR2-2B contains the following coding sequences:
- a CDS encoding tetratricopeptide repeat protein, whose protein sequence is MQIKQYSLIAAGVGLVALLAFLPKGVVKNDADASANRDKGIVSTSSSLNRESENTIPDGHSEDDGHDHSNSDFSSEETQDGATQHLMTVSEEDKALLNSARTLYFEVANRQNSNHNDKHQALENFVESLKKISLFDSAAYYLAIEADENPTLGHNLAAADAYYEASVFAINPKKASAASSKAKRYYELVLKEDPKNTDVKAQLAMTYVTTTNPMQGIAMLREVLEENPNHIKATENLGLLSVQSGQYDKAVTRFEKLVELTPDDVSAHLYLGVSYKETGAKEKAKKQLEFVFDNATDPALKEAAKEYLKGL, encoded by the coding sequence ATGCAAATCAAACAGTATTCACTTATTGCAGCAGGAGTTGGATTAGTTGCTCTTTTGGCGTTTTTACCTAAGGGTGTAGTCAAAAATGATGCTGATGCTTCTGCAAATCGTGATAAAGGTATCGTTTCGACTTCTTCTTCCCTTAACAGAGAATCTGAAAATACTATTCCTGACGGACATAGTGAAGATGATGGACACGACCATAGTAATTCTGATTTTTCTTCAGAAGAAACTCAAGACGGTGCTACACAGCATTTAATGACTGTTTCAGAAGAAGACAAAGCATTGCTAAATTCGGCTCGTACACTTTATTTTGAAGTGGCTAATAGACAAAACTCAAATCATAATGATAAGCACCAAGCCCTAGAGAATTTTGTCGAAAGCCTAAAAAAAATCAGCCTTTTTGATAGTGCAGCTTATTATTTGGCTATCGAAGCAGATGAAAACCCAACTTTAGGGCATAATCTTGCAGCAGCTGATGCGTATTATGAAGCTTCTGTTTTTGCAATCAATCCAAAAAAAGCAAGTGCAGCTTCTTCGAAAGCGAAAAGATATTATGAGCTTGTTTTGAAGGAAGACCCAAAGAATACAGATGTAAAGGCACAACTTGCCATGACATATGTAACTACCACCAATCCAATGCAAGGAATTGCGATGCTTAGAGAGGTTTTGGAAGAAAATCCTAATCATATCAAAGCTACTGAAAACTTAGGTTTACTCTCTGTTCAGTCTGGTCAGTATGATAAGGCTGTTACTCGCTTTGAGAAATTAGTTGAACTAACACCAGATGATGTTTCTGCACACTTGTACTTAGGAGTAAGCTATAAAGAAACAGGAGCAAAAGAAAAAGCTAAAAAACAATTAGAGTTTGTTTTTGATAATGCAACTGACCCAGCTTTGAAAGAAGCAGCTAAAGAGTATTTAAAAGGATTATAG